A genomic stretch from Clavelina lepadiformis chromosome 5, kaClaLepa1.1, whole genome shotgun sequence includes:
- the LOC143460672 gene encoding dynactin subunit 3-like yields the protein MMEDDLLLQEVEKRISMMEEQVVPRTGNEKEIMNVLMEANTGLNNFATKRERFNQIFKRVPAILEYLSPGFIDTVAMGNDYEREFVLSSEEEIVTMSKQFEEIQKLSSNLDSEKIREVPSHQSRLNKLELVQQTQLDDLSAVSSDLNSLLLKYNELVSALSENFVKWDWVISKLEEGKNSGE from the exons ATGATGGAGGACGATTTATTACTTCAGGAGGTTGAGAAAAGGATTTCTATGATGGAAGAACAGGTTGTACCTCGGACGGGAAACGAAAAGGAA atCATGAATGTGCTGATGGAAGCAAATACAGGTTTGAATAATTTCGCAACAAAGCGTGAAAGATTCAACCAGATATTCAAGAGAG TTCCTGCAATCCTGGAATATTTATCCCCGGGATTTATTGACACGGTTGCAATGGGTAATGACTATGAAAGGGAGTTTGTTTTGTCTTCGGAGGAGGAAATAGTCACCATGAGCAAACAATTTGAAGAGATTCAGAAATTATCAAGCAATCTTGACAGTGAAAAGATTCGTGAAGTTCCTTCTCATCAAAGCAGACTCAATAAACTTGAACTAGTTCAACAGACGCAATTG GATGATCTCTCTGCAGTCTCCAGTGACCTGAACAGCCTGCTTTTGAAATACAATGAACTG GTCAGTGCTTTGTCCGAGAACTTTGTCAAATGGGACTGGGTGATCAGCAAGCTTGAGGAGGGCAAGAATTCAGGGGAATAA
- the LOC143460671 gene encoding 5-cytosine rRNA methyltransferase NSUN4-like: MMNYRSSHLIARRYQELYTKFHRGKKKPSMFNQFRNKGSPAEIAKDYFDLNYSKVFKAKWPGMRCAMLSRKKYGNILNSYADFELYQDEILSSGAYDFISKLHENATEKSAELKNKINELEKEMSNESKQLPNEDRDEMTTSEVKSKLLEQNIDHLEELNSSLQTCSELEKVCMGVHAYVYPKGDFTEFKGEIKNSLYLSFFLDASSVLPVLALNPIPGDHILDLCAAPGGKFNIMVQSLGNSAHIVANDIDSKRGHRIKKVLKEYLPKTSSIHNHVKVVRFDGTQWLDQETEAYSKVLVDVPCTTDRISMYEPKIEYDNIFCNQRKRERGRLPEIQSNLLKNAILACQPGGTIVYSTCTASALQNEFVVQYTIQEMYENYQILCEVEDLSLLTRFLQDEFHFHKDQPIGTLVIPQLDANFGPTFVCRLHRVT; the protein is encoded by the exons ATGATGAATTACAGAAGTTCACACCTTATTGCCCGTCGTTATCAAGAGCTTTATACAAAGTTTCATAGAGGAAAGAAGAAACCGTCCATGTTTAACCAGTTCCGAAACAAGGGAAGTCCAGCGGAAATTGCCAAAGAttactttgatttaaattaTTCGAAAGTATTCAAGGCAAAATGGCCAGGCATGCGGTGTGCCATgctttcaagaaaaaaatatggCAACATTTTAAATAGTTACGCGGATTTCGAACTATATCAAgatgaaattttatcaagtgGTGCGTATGATTTTATTAGCAAATTGCATGAAAATGCAACAGAAAAAAGCGCTgaactgaaaaataaaatcaatgaaCTCGAAAAAGAAATGTCAAATGAATCAAAACAACTTCCGAATGAAGACAGAGACGAGATGACAACATCAGAAGTCAAATCAAAGTTACTAGAACAAAACATAGACCACCTTGAAGAACTTAACAGTTCTCTCCAGACATGCAGTGAATTAGAGAAGGTCTGCATGGGTGTGCATGCTTACGTCTACCCGAAAGGAGATTTCACTGAGTTTAAAGGCGAAATTAAGAACTCCCTTTATCTGAGCTTCTTCCTTGATGCATCATCCGTTCTTCCTGTGCTTGCCTTGAATCCAATCCCCGGCGATCATATCCTGGACTTGTGCGCTGCTCCTGGGGGGAAATTCAATATTATGGTGCAGAGTCTTGGGAATTCAG CTCACATAGTGGCAAATGACATCGATTCAAAACGAGGGCATCGTATCAAGAAAGTTTTAAAGGAATATCTGCCGAAAACATCCTCGATACATAATCACGTCAAAGTAGTGAGATTTGACGGTACGCAATGGTTGGATCAAGAAACCGAAGCTTATTCGAAG GTGTTAGTCGATGTACCTTGCACAACTGACAGAATCTCAATGTACGAACCCAAAATTGAATAcgacaatattttttgcaaccaACGCAAACGTGAACGAGGGAGATTGCCAGAGATCCAGTCAAATCTTCTAAA GAATGCTATTCTTGCTTGCCAGCCCGGTGGCACGATTGTATATTCAACATGCACTGCGTCTGCCTTGCAGAATGAGTTTGTAGTCCAATACACGATACAG GAAATGTACGAAAACTACCAAATTCTTTGTGAAGTCGAAGATTTGTCATTGCTGACAAGATTTTTACAAGATGAGTTCCATTTCCACAAGGATCAACCAATTGGGACCCTTGTCATACCTCAACTTGATGCCAACTTTGGACCGACATTTGTTTGTAGACTACATCGGGTTACTTGA
- the LOC143460604 gene encoding L-xylulose reductase-like, producing the protein MAVSEFLSKRILITGASSGIGAGLAKAFAKRGASLSIVGRNETNLKKVARECKELGAKKILPIIADLAIIKDVERVVKETLASFEGLDILINNAGVALPTPVAETKVSDFDFIFAVNTRAPVILTKLVVPHLEQSKGNIINVSSVVTEVNLPAMNVYSMSKAALNKFTKTAALELAKKGIRVNAVNPASVKTNINRYLDENMARKIQKNVGMLHPLGRRAVSIDEVVNAVLYLASNDARMITGTCLMVDRGLVLAGGRL; encoded by the exons ATGGCAGTATCTGAATTCTTGTCAAAACGGATTCTAATTACAG GAGCTTCAAGTGGGATTGGAGCTGGACTTGCCAAGGCATTTGCTAAACGTGGTGCCAGTCTTAGCATCGTGGGACGCAATGAAACTAATTTGAAGAAAGTAGCTCGCGAATGTAAAGAGCTTGGGGCCAAAAAA ATTTTACCAATCATTGCTGACCTTGCTATAATAAAGGATGTGGAAAGGGTGGTAAAAGAAACCCTTGCGTCATTCGAAGGCCTTGATATTTTAATCAACAATGCAGGAGTAGCTTTGCCTACTCCTGTTGCAGAG ACAAAAGTGAGCGATTTTGACTTCATATTTGCTGTGAACACAAGGGCTCCAGTGATACTCACAAAACTCGTGGTCCCACACCTGGAACAAAGCAAGG GAAACATAATTAACGTGTCGTCAGTTGTAACTGAGGTAAATCTGCCCGCAATGAACGTTTACTCGATGAGCAAAGCTGCACTTAACAAATTTACCAAGACTGCCGCTTTAG AACTAGCAAAGAAAGGGATACGAGTGAACGCTGTCAA CCCAGCCTCTGTAAAGACCAACATCAATCGCTACCTTGATGAAAACATGGCAAGGAAAATCCAGAAAAATGTTGGAATGCTACACCCACTGGGAAGAAGAGCTGTCTCCATCGATGAAGTGGTCAATGCCGTACTCTACTTGGCATCTAATGACGCCAGAATGATAACTGGCACTTGCCTCATGGTGGACAGAGGACTTGTGCTAGCTGGTGGTCGTCTGTGA